From Carassius auratus strain Wakin chromosome 1, ASM336829v1, whole genome shotgun sequence, the proteins below share one genomic window:
- the c1h19orf53 gene encoding leydig cell tumor 10 kDa protein homolog — MPQGKQKFKAQRPGGAKKQPQKPKGLKKGGRIIAPKKAQVVEQQKLKKGLEVAIRNRIEHEVTQRASKSLHKKLSVLKTPAGKSGTSGPPNPAAGSSTST; from the exons ATGCCTCAAGGTAAACAGAAATTCAAGGCGCAGCGACCCGGAGGAGCTAAAAAGCAGCCACAAAAACCAAAAGGACTCAAGAAAGGAG GAAGAATAATTGCACCCAAAAAAGCTCAAGTGGTCGAACAGCAGAAGCTGAAGAAG GGTTTGGAGGTGGCCATCAGGAACAGGATCGAGCATGAAGTCACACAGAGGGCAAGCAAGTCCCTTCATAAGAAACTGAGTGTGCTGAAGACTCCAGCAGGGAAGAGTGGGACCTCTGGACCCCCAAACCCAGCTGCTGGATCCTCCACATCCACCTGA
- the slc25a23a gene encoding calcium-binding mitochondrial carrier protein SCaMC-3 isoform X2 — protein MWRSGCWTRARCQDSGVDPERERLWAELFEQLDLNKNGLIDVNELRVGLAARGLSWSSVEEIVRAGDINLDGQLDFEEFTEYLRSHEKRLKLMFRSLDRNNDGQLDVGEIQQSLHNLGVDVTLEQAAKILQRCVCYLAYVQSAFRRDSVVTCRTCEMCSHSMDKDHSLTIDWFEWRDHFLFNPLHNMEEIAQYWKHSVMLDIGELLTVPDEFSEKEKQSGYVWRQLMAGAVAGSVSRTGTAPLDRLKVFLQVHGQSSDKGTVWRGLHAMVKEGGLTALWRGNGINVLKIAPETAIKFLAYEQIKCLMRGRNEGGTLKVQERFVAGSLAGATAQTVIYPMEVLKTRLTLRKTGQYSSVAHCAKQILQKEGVLAFYKGYLPNMLGIIPYAGIDLAVYETLKNAWLQRHTEGSPDPGVLVLVGCGTVSSTCGQLASYPLALIRTRMQAQASVKGAPQLSMLTLFRSIVAQEGVVGLYRGIAPNFLKVIPAVSISYVVYEHMRKVLGVGT, from the exons ATGTGGCGGAGCGGATGCTGGACGCGGGCGCGATGTCAGGACAGCGGGGTCGATCCGGAGCGCGAGCGGCTCTGGGCCGAGCTCTTCGAGCAGCTGGATCTGAACAAGAACGGACTGATCGATGTGAACGAGCTGCGGGTCGGACTCGCCGCCCGGGGGCTGTCGTGGAGCTCAGTGGAGGAG ATTGTACGAGCTGGAGACATTAATCTCGATGGTCAGCTGGATTTTGAAGAGTTCACAGAGTATCTGCGATCCCACGAGAAACGCCTTAAACTCATGTTTCGCAGCTTGGACCGCAACAACGACG gtCAGTTGGACGTGGGGGAGATCCAGCAGTCGTTACACAATCTCGGCGTGGACGTCACGTTGGAGCAAGCTGCCAAAATACTGCAAAGGTGCGTGTGTTACTTAGCATATGTGCAAAGTGCTTTCAGGCGTGATTCAGTTGTGACATGCAGAACTTGTGAAATGTGTTCCCACAGTATGGATAAAGACCATTCCTTGACCATCGACTGGTTCGAGTGGCGAGATCACTTCCTGTTTAACCCTCTGCACAACATGGAGGAAATCGCTCAGTACTGGAAACACTCGGTG ATGTTGGACATCGGAGAGCTCCTGACGGTCCCAGACGAGTTCTCGGAGAAGGAGAAGCAGTCAGGGTACGTGTGGCGGCAGCTGATGGCAGGAGCTGTGGCCGGATCGGTGTCCAGGACAGGAACCGCGCCGCTCGACAGACTCAAGGTGTTTCTGCAG GTGCACGGCCAGAGCTCTGATAAGGGGACTGTGTGGCGCGGTCTGCATGCGATGGTGAAGGAGGGCGGCCTCACTGCGCTGTGGAGGGGGAACGGCATCAATGTGCTGAAGATCGCACCGGAGACAGCCATCAAATTCCTGGCCTATGAACAG ATTAAGTGCTTGATGAGAGGCAGAAATGAAGGAGGAACTCTGAAAGTTCAGGAGAGGTTCGTGGCTGGATCACTGGCTGGAGCGACGGCTCAAACTGTCATATACCCAATGGag GTGCTGAAGACTCGTCTCACTCTTCGTAAAACAGGACAGTATTCGAGTGTGGCGCACTGTGCTAAACAGATCCTGCAGAAGGAGGGCGTTCTGGCATTTTATAAAGGATACCTGCCCAACATGCTGGGCATCATCCCGTATGCGGGCATAGACCTCGCCGTCtacgag ACGCTGAAGAACGCCTGGCTGCAGCGGCACACGGAGGGATCTCCCGATCCGGGCGTCCTGGTGCTGGTGGGCTGTGGCACGGTGTCCAGCACCTGCGGACAGCTGGCGTCCTATCCCCTCGCCCTCATCCGAACACGCATGCAGGCGCAGG CGTCAGTGAAGGGAGCTCCTCAGCTGTCCATGCTGACCCTCTTCAGGAGTATCGTGGCCCAGGAGGGTGTGGTGGGACTCTACCGAGGCATCGCGCCCAACTTCCTCAAGGTCATCCCGGCGGTCAGCATCTCCTACGTCGTCTACGAACACATGAGGAAAGTACTGGGAGTGGGAACCTGA
- the slc25a23a gene encoding calcium-binding mitochondrial carrier protein SCaMC-3 isoform X1: MWRSGCWTRARCQDSGVDPERERLWAELFEQLDLNKNGLIDVNELRVGLAARGLSWSSVEEQIVRAGDINLDGQLDFEEFTEYLRSHEKRLKLMFRSLDRNNDGQLDVGEIQQSLHNLGVDVTLEQAAKILQRCVCYLAYVQSAFRRDSVVTCRTCEMCSHSMDKDHSLTIDWFEWRDHFLFNPLHNMEEIAQYWKHSVMLDIGELLTVPDEFSEKEKQSGYVWRQLMAGAVAGSVSRTGTAPLDRLKVFLQVHGQSSDKGTVWRGLHAMVKEGGLTALWRGNGINVLKIAPETAIKFLAYEQIKCLMRGRNEGGTLKVQERFVAGSLAGATAQTVIYPMEVLKTRLTLRKTGQYSSVAHCAKQILQKEGVLAFYKGYLPNMLGIIPYAGIDLAVYETLKNAWLQRHTEGSPDPGVLVLVGCGTVSSTCGQLASYPLALIRTRMQAQASVKGAPQLSMLTLFRSIVAQEGVVGLYRGIAPNFLKVIPAVSISYVVYEHMRKVLGVGT, from the exons ATGTGGCGGAGCGGATGCTGGACGCGGGCGCGATGTCAGGACAGCGGGGTCGATCCGGAGCGCGAGCGGCTCTGGGCCGAGCTCTTCGAGCAGCTGGATCTGAACAAGAACGGACTGATCGATGTGAACGAGCTGCGGGTCGGACTCGCCGCCCGGGGGCTGTCGTGGAGCTCAGTGGAGGAG CAGATTGTACGAGCTGGAGACATTAATCTCGATGGTCAGCTGGATTTTGAAGAGTTCACAGAGTATCTGCGATCCCACGAGAAACGCCTTAAACTCATGTTTCGCAGCTTGGACCGCAACAACGACG gtCAGTTGGACGTGGGGGAGATCCAGCAGTCGTTACACAATCTCGGCGTGGACGTCACGTTGGAGCAAGCTGCCAAAATACTGCAAAGGTGCGTGTGTTACTTAGCATATGTGCAAAGTGCTTTCAGGCGTGATTCAGTTGTGACATGCAGAACTTGTGAAATGTGTTCCCACAGTATGGATAAAGACCATTCCTTGACCATCGACTGGTTCGAGTGGCGAGATCACTTCCTGTTTAACCCTCTGCACAACATGGAGGAAATCGCTCAGTACTGGAAACACTCGGTG ATGTTGGACATCGGAGAGCTCCTGACGGTCCCAGACGAGTTCTCGGAGAAGGAGAAGCAGTCAGGGTACGTGTGGCGGCAGCTGATGGCAGGAGCTGTGGCCGGATCGGTGTCCAGGACAGGAACCGCGCCGCTCGACAGACTCAAGGTGTTTCTGCAG GTGCACGGCCAGAGCTCTGATAAGGGGACTGTGTGGCGCGGTCTGCATGCGATGGTGAAGGAGGGCGGCCTCACTGCGCTGTGGAGGGGGAACGGCATCAATGTGCTGAAGATCGCACCGGAGACAGCCATCAAATTCCTGGCCTATGAACAG ATTAAGTGCTTGATGAGAGGCAGAAATGAAGGAGGAACTCTGAAAGTTCAGGAGAGGTTCGTGGCTGGATCACTGGCTGGAGCGACGGCTCAAACTGTCATATACCCAATGGag GTGCTGAAGACTCGTCTCACTCTTCGTAAAACAGGACAGTATTCGAGTGTGGCGCACTGTGCTAAACAGATCCTGCAGAAGGAGGGCGTTCTGGCATTTTATAAAGGATACCTGCCCAACATGCTGGGCATCATCCCGTATGCGGGCATAGACCTCGCCGTCtacgag ACGCTGAAGAACGCCTGGCTGCAGCGGCACACGGAGGGATCTCCCGATCCGGGCGTCCTGGTGCTGGTGGGCTGTGGCACGGTGTCCAGCACCTGCGGACAGCTGGCGTCCTATCCCCTCGCCCTCATCCGAACACGCATGCAGGCGCAGG CGTCAGTGAAGGGAGCTCCTCAGCTGTCCATGCTGACCCTCTTCAGGAGTATCGTGGCCCAGGAGGGTGTGGTGGGACTCTACCGAGGCATCGCGCCCAACTTCCTCAAGGTCATCCCGGCGGTCAGCATCTCCTACGTCGTCTACGAACACATGAGGAAAGTACTGGGAGTGGGAACCTGA
- the slc25a23a gene encoding calcium-binding mitochondrial carrier protein SCaMC-3 isoform X3: MWRSGCWTRARCQDSGVDPERERLWAELFEQLDLNKNGLIDVNELRVGLAARGLSWSSVEEQIVRAGDINLDGQLDFEEFTEYLRSHEKRLKLMFRSLDRNNDGQLDVGEIQQSLHNLGVDVTLEQAAKILQSMDKDHSLTIDWFEWRDHFLFNPLHNMEEIAQYWKHSVMLDIGELLTVPDEFSEKEKQSGYVWRQLMAGAVAGSVSRTGTAPLDRLKVFLQVHGQSSDKGTVWRGLHAMVKEGGLTALWRGNGINVLKIAPETAIKFLAYEQIKCLMRGRNEGGTLKVQERFVAGSLAGATAQTVIYPMEVLKTRLTLRKTGQYSSVAHCAKQILQKEGVLAFYKGYLPNMLGIIPYAGIDLAVYETLKNAWLQRHTEGSPDPGVLVLVGCGTVSSTCGQLASYPLALIRTRMQAQASVKGAPQLSMLTLFRSIVAQEGVVGLYRGIAPNFLKVIPAVSISYVVYEHMRKVLGVGT, from the exons ATGTGGCGGAGCGGATGCTGGACGCGGGCGCGATGTCAGGACAGCGGGGTCGATCCGGAGCGCGAGCGGCTCTGGGCCGAGCTCTTCGAGCAGCTGGATCTGAACAAGAACGGACTGATCGATGTGAACGAGCTGCGGGTCGGACTCGCCGCCCGGGGGCTGTCGTGGAGCTCAGTGGAGGAG CAGATTGTACGAGCTGGAGACATTAATCTCGATGGTCAGCTGGATTTTGAAGAGTTCACAGAGTATCTGCGATCCCACGAGAAACGCCTTAAACTCATGTTTCGCAGCTTGGACCGCAACAACGACG gtCAGTTGGACGTGGGGGAGATCCAGCAGTCGTTACACAATCTCGGCGTGGACGTCACGTTGGAGCAAGCTGCCAAAATACTGCAAAG TATGGATAAAGACCATTCCTTGACCATCGACTGGTTCGAGTGGCGAGATCACTTCCTGTTTAACCCTCTGCACAACATGGAGGAAATCGCTCAGTACTGGAAACACTCGGTG ATGTTGGACATCGGAGAGCTCCTGACGGTCCCAGACGAGTTCTCGGAGAAGGAGAAGCAGTCAGGGTACGTGTGGCGGCAGCTGATGGCAGGAGCTGTGGCCGGATCGGTGTCCAGGACAGGAACCGCGCCGCTCGACAGACTCAAGGTGTTTCTGCAG GTGCACGGCCAGAGCTCTGATAAGGGGACTGTGTGGCGCGGTCTGCATGCGATGGTGAAGGAGGGCGGCCTCACTGCGCTGTGGAGGGGGAACGGCATCAATGTGCTGAAGATCGCACCGGAGACAGCCATCAAATTCCTGGCCTATGAACAG ATTAAGTGCTTGATGAGAGGCAGAAATGAAGGAGGAACTCTGAAAGTTCAGGAGAGGTTCGTGGCTGGATCACTGGCTGGAGCGACGGCTCAAACTGTCATATACCCAATGGag GTGCTGAAGACTCGTCTCACTCTTCGTAAAACAGGACAGTATTCGAGTGTGGCGCACTGTGCTAAACAGATCCTGCAGAAGGAGGGCGTTCTGGCATTTTATAAAGGATACCTGCCCAACATGCTGGGCATCATCCCGTATGCGGGCATAGACCTCGCCGTCtacgag ACGCTGAAGAACGCCTGGCTGCAGCGGCACACGGAGGGATCTCCCGATCCGGGCGTCCTGGTGCTGGTGGGCTGTGGCACGGTGTCCAGCACCTGCGGACAGCTGGCGTCCTATCCCCTCGCCCTCATCCGAACACGCATGCAGGCGCAGG CGTCAGTGAAGGGAGCTCCTCAGCTGTCCATGCTGACCCTCTTCAGGAGTATCGTGGCCCAGGAGGGTGTGGTGGGACTCTACCGAGGCATCGCGCCCAACTTCCTCAAGGTCATCCCGGCGGTCAGCATCTCCTACGTCGTCTACGAACACATGAGGAAAGTACTGGGAGTGGGAACCTGA
- the slc25a23a gene encoding calcium-binding mitochondrial carrier protein SCaMC-3 isoform X4, with protein sequence MWRSGCWTRARCQDSGVDPERERLWAELFEQLDLNKNGLIDVNELRVGLAARGLSWSSVEEIVRAGDINLDGQLDFEEFTEYLRSHEKRLKLMFRSLDRNNDGQLDVGEIQQSLHNLGVDVTLEQAAKILQSMDKDHSLTIDWFEWRDHFLFNPLHNMEEIAQYWKHSVMLDIGELLTVPDEFSEKEKQSGYVWRQLMAGAVAGSVSRTGTAPLDRLKVFLQVHGQSSDKGTVWRGLHAMVKEGGLTALWRGNGINVLKIAPETAIKFLAYEQIKCLMRGRNEGGTLKVQERFVAGSLAGATAQTVIYPMEVLKTRLTLRKTGQYSSVAHCAKQILQKEGVLAFYKGYLPNMLGIIPYAGIDLAVYETLKNAWLQRHTEGSPDPGVLVLVGCGTVSSTCGQLASYPLALIRTRMQAQASVKGAPQLSMLTLFRSIVAQEGVVGLYRGIAPNFLKVIPAVSISYVVYEHMRKVLGVGT encoded by the exons ATGTGGCGGAGCGGATGCTGGACGCGGGCGCGATGTCAGGACAGCGGGGTCGATCCGGAGCGCGAGCGGCTCTGGGCCGAGCTCTTCGAGCAGCTGGATCTGAACAAGAACGGACTGATCGATGTGAACGAGCTGCGGGTCGGACTCGCCGCCCGGGGGCTGTCGTGGAGCTCAGTGGAGGAG ATTGTACGAGCTGGAGACATTAATCTCGATGGTCAGCTGGATTTTGAAGAGTTCACAGAGTATCTGCGATCCCACGAGAAACGCCTTAAACTCATGTTTCGCAGCTTGGACCGCAACAACGACG gtCAGTTGGACGTGGGGGAGATCCAGCAGTCGTTACACAATCTCGGCGTGGACGTCACGTTGGAGCAAGCTGCCAAAATACTGCAAAG TATGGATAAAGACCATTCCTTGACCATCGACTGGTTCGAGTGGCGAGATCACTTCCTGTTTAACCCTCTGCACAACATGGAGGAAATCGCTCAGTACTGGAAACACTCGGTG ATGTTGGACATCGGAGAGCTCCTGACGGTCCCAGACGAGTTCTCGGAGAAGGAGAAGCAGTCAGGGTACGTGTGGCGGCAGCTGATGGCAGGAGCTGTGGCCGGATCGGTGTCCAGGACAGGAACCGCGCCGCTCGACAGACTCAAGGTGTTTCTGCAG GTGCACGGCCAGAGCTCTGATAAGGGGACTGTGTGGCGCGGTCTGCATGCGATGGTGAAGGAGGGCGGCCTCACTGCGCTGTGGAGGGGGAACGGCATCAATGTGCTGAAGATCGCACCGGAGACAGCCATCAAATTCCTGGCCTATGAACAG ATTAAGTGCTTGATGAGAGGCAGAAATGAAGGAGGAACTCTGAAAGTTCAGGAGAGGTTCGTGGCTGGATCACTGGCTGGAGCGACGGCTCAAACTGTCATATACCCAATGGag GTGCTGAAGACTCGTCTCACTCTTCGTAAAACAGGACAGTATTCGAGTGTGGCGCACTGTGCTAAACAGATCCTGCAGAAGGAGGGCGTTCTGGCATTTTATAAAGGATACCTGCCCAACATGCTGGGCATCATCCCGTATGCGGGCATAGACCTCGCCGTCtacgag ACGCTGAAGAACGCCTGGCTGCAGCGGCACACGGAGGGATCTCCCGATCCGGGCGTCCTGGTGCTGGTGGGCTGTGGCACGGTGTCCAGCACCTGCGGACAGCTGGCGTCCTATCCCCTCGCCCTCATCCGAACACGCATGCAGGCGCAGG CGTCAGTGAAGGGAGCTCCTCAGCTGTCCATGCTGACCCTCTTCAGGAGTATCGTGGCCCAGGAGGGTGTGGTGGGACTCTACCGAGGCATCGCGCCCAACTTCCTCAAGGTCATCCCGGCGGTCAGCATCTCCTACGTCGTCTACGAACACATGAGGAAAGTACTGGGAGTGGGAACCTGA